A single genomic interval of Camelina sativa cultivar DH55 chromosome 11, Cs, whole genome shotgun sequence harbors:
- the LOC104725249 gene encoding HVA22-like protein i, producing MIGSFLTRGLVMVLGYAYPAYECYKTVEKNRPEIEQLRFWCQYWILVACLTVFERVGDAFVSWVPMYSEAKLAFFIYLWYPKTRGTTYVYESFFRPYLSQHENDIDHSLLELRTRAGDMAVIYWQRVASYGQTRIVEILQYVAAQSTPRPQPPQKRGGRANQAPAKPKKAPIPQPESDEASLPSSSSSSSSENEGSEPTGKAAGPSRPRPKVTSVPVTDTKTAGITQIAQKSVSYPTVTPTQSTTHVEMEPMQIESVEGEAESGNENPNPEGPKETVMEETIRMTRGRLRKTRSEESR from the exons ATGATTGGATCGTTTCTTACAAGAGGATTGGT GATGGTGTTGGGTTATGCTTACCCTGCGTATGAATGCTACAAGACTGTTGAAAAGAATAGGCCGGAAATTGAGCAGCTTCGCTTTTGGTGCCAGTACTG GATATTGGTTGCTTGCTTGacagtttttgagagagttgGTGATGCGTTTGTTTCATG GGTTCCAATGTACAGTGAGGCTAAGTTGGCATTCTTCATATACCTGTGGTATCCTAAAACCAGG GGTACTACATATGTCTACGAGTCCTTCTTTAGGCCGTATCTCTCACAGCATGAGAATGACATAGACCATAGTTTGTTGGAGCTAAGGACAAGAGCTGGAGATATGGCTGTTATATACTGGCAACGAGTTGCAAGCTATGGCCAGACCAGAATCGTCGAGATTTTGCAGTATGTTGCTGCACAATCAACTCCAAGGCCGCAGCCACCTCAG aaacgtGGAGGTAGAGCTAATCAAGCTCCTGCTAAGCCTAAGAAAGCCCCTATCCCCCAACCAGAATCTGACGAAGCATCATTACCCTCGTCGTCTAGCTCCTCTTCAAGTGAAAATGAAGGTAGTGAGCCAACCGGTAAAGCAGCAGGCCCTTCAAGACCTAGACCAAAAGTGACATCTGTACCAGTCACAGATACCAAAACTGCTGGTATCACTCAGATAGCACAAAAATCAGTCTCTTACCCGACTGTGACCCCAACCCAATCAACCACCCACGTGGAAATGGAACCAATGCAGATAGAATCAGTGGAGGGAGAAGCAGAATCAGGGAATGAAAATCCGAATCCCGAAGGTCCAAAAGAAACGGTGATGGAGGAGACAATCAGGATGACTCGTGGGAGGTTGAGGAAGACGCGTTCTGAGGAAAGCcgttga